The Candidatus Bathyarchaeota archaeon genome has a segment encoding these proteins:
- a CDS encoding MEDS domain-containing protein, translated as MSDFGLTNSQVKVYMAALRLGVSTVSAITKSAHMRKEDVYRNLPQLESLGLIEKIIGHPVRIKATSLEQSLSILIRMNQEQTKKKIQTLKTKKAQIIKNFRYSAIDESKKLYNEETFSLISNKELMHKKGCSVIGNTTCELKLAYSKKKLSSLIFSHRSELKAMAKRQVKIRALCDLNGYSSSFRKIVREQLPKINFEIRYVNFPVNHYLVSDNREAMLCTSIEGNLGEYPCLWTTNQNLIGILLRNFEELWKASINEVQATKIGIILDSQVREIRASDHVILIYDSARMKQQILLSFIDLGLKNNEAAIYVASDETPRQIREAMMRYGIAVENHEKKARWRYSITTKFTLRMESWILKELETFGRTNFIVQSESLMVSEL; from the coding sequence TTGAGTGACTTCGGACTCACTAATTCTCAAGTCAAAGTATACATGGCTGCACTCAGACTTGGAGTATCAACTGTTTCTGCAATCACCAAATCCGCACATATGCGAAAAGAAGATGTCTACAGAAACTTGCCTCAGCTTGAGTCATTGGGACTTATTGAAAAGATCATTGGGCACCCAGTTAGGATAAAGGCAACATCACTTGAACAATCCCTTTCAATCTTGATTAGGATGAACCAAGAACAGACAAAGAAAAAGATTCAAACTCTGAAAACTAAAAAGGCACAGATAATCAAGAACTTTAGATACTCCGCGATAGACGAATCGAAAAAGTTGTATAACGAAGAAACCTTTTCACTGATATCAAATAAGGAGTTAATGCATAAAAAGGGTTGCAGTGTTATAGGCAACACTACTTGTGAACTTAAACTAGCTTACAGTAAGAAAAAGCTTTCAAGCCTGATTTTCTCTCATAGAAGTGAACTTAAAGCAATGGCTAAAAGGCAAGTAAAGATCCGCGCACTTTGCGACCTTAATGGATACAGTTCGTCCTTCAGAAAAATTGTTCGAGAGCAACTTCCAAAAATTAATTTTGAAATCCGCTATGTTAACTTTCCGGTAAACCATTACTTGGTTTCAGATAATAGGGAAGCAATGCTTTGCACAAGCATCGAAGGAAATTTAGGGGAATACCCCTGTTTATGGACGACAAACCAAAATCTAATCGGCATTCTTCTCAGAAACTTTGAAGAATTGTGGAAAGCATCAATAAACGAAGTTCAGGCAACAAAAATAGGTATTATCCTCGATAGCCAAGTTAGAGAAATAAGAGCATCAGACCATGTGATTCTGATATATGATTCAGCAAGAATGAAACAACAAATTCTTCTTAGCTTCATAGACTTGGGGCTGAAAAACAATGAAGCCGCTATTTATGTGGCAAGTGACGAAACACCCCGACAAATCAGGGAAGCAATGATGAGATACGGAATAGCTGTGGAGAACCACGAAAAAAAGGCTCGCTGGAGATACTCAATTACGACGAAGTTTACCTTACGAATG